Within the Glycine soja cultivar W05 chromosome 3, ASM419377v2, whole genome shotgun sequence genome, the region TACCTATTCTTATACTTATCGTTTCTCTTGATTTTAAAAAGCACACGAAGCTATGACGCGTTTGCTTTTTGTTGAAGACTGCTATGAACTGCAAGTAATAGCATGGCATATATACATCTTTtattacaaaacataaaaatatcatatttttctcttccaATGGAAACTTATGTATCTACATCACCTTATTCTTGAATCTCATCAAATCAACTTATAATTTCTCTTTCCATgtcttttttatatcataaattttcacattaaattaaattattaaatcaaatcacattaatattaagttattttttaattaattattcaaatagAAGAAATTTTACTTCCGATAATTTcaataatcaatatttaaaCTTCTTGAatcaacattataaaaaaacattaattataataaaacatttataaattattattaaaaatataagttcaaataatttttgaaattataaaaattatatttattatcattaaaataactatttatcaattaaattagttttatataatatttttaattttttatattttataaatatactcGTGCATTACACGATACGTACgtactaaattaatttattattagttatgaATAAAATAACAGAGAATAAGggggaaaaaaaaacagaaggtTGCAACTTGCATGGACACtcccctaaaaaaaataaaaatgaaaaaccttGCATGGACGCGAGTGTTAGAGATACACCTAAATACCAATTACCAACTCTGGCTGTTAATTAAGGTTTACTGTCGTTTTCTTTTTGATACATCAATGATGGTGCGTAATGTTAGGTATGGAATTGCATTAAATTTTACCAACTCTTAAAAAGTTTCTACAGTTTAAACattgaaaattatttgttaaatagAATATAGAAAGAGGACAAAGGACGTGCAAAAAGAAGCAAGCTTTActttctaaattatatttttagaaaaatgaattttaaatttgttgaattGTCACCCATCATTTATCAACTACAATAACATTCTAACATAGAACCCATCATGGATATTTAAAGcgtaaaatttgaaagaaatttcctttctcaatttaatcaaaatatcattTGAAGTATCACAACAAATTTCTGATGTAGCCTAGACGGTCAAACCATCAATTTGAAATATGATTCATCTTAATAAATATGTTCGGTAATTTCCAAACAAATGAGAACTATGAAAAATCTAAGctcataagaaaatataaacaagtgtgatcaaaatttatgattttcaataaatttcaatcaatattaAAGTGtgttccaaaaaatatattaaagaatgtgttattaacatttttctatAACAGAAATATAATCACCAACAATCTCCAATAGTTTGTCCCCACTGGCTCTAAGTCCTCCATCCGCCACTgattaagttagttttacaaattTACTAAGGTTGTGTTTGCTGCAAAGTATCACAAATTATTCCAAGAAATGTAAACACGGAAATATCACATTCCCATGTTTATTACACAAGTTTTAACAATATATTCTTAGGCATTGTTGATTCCCAAGAATATAAAATACtcacctttgtttctcttcTTATGTTATTCCCATGATGAAGAATGGGTATCTAGATTCCCATCAAAATGTAAGTTCCTtcacctttgtttctcttcTTATGTTATTCCCATGATGAAGAATGGGTATCTAGATTCCCATCAAAATGTAAGTTACTTCCTATAATAGCTATTCATGTCCACTATCTTCTCTcccatatcttttttttaattaaataattttctaaaatgatCAAATATCAATTCATGGGAATAATATTTTCTGACATAATATTCCAACATGTAATTCCTAGGAATTAATATTAAACCTCGAAACAAATACTctctaatataataaaataatattaatcaaataaggaaataaattaaaaacataatatgtTAGAGATCTCACATCAACTAATGATATGACTAAACTAAAGTACATAACTAGAGGACAACTCTCACTTTACAAGCCGATTTTGTAAggttgaattaagtttcaaattcTAAAATGATATCAAAGTCTATTTTTTAACCATTGTTGACGGGCTTATCGGGTCATCATCAGACCACTTATAGATGTCCAATCCAACAAACTTCAAACTAGAGATGATCAATCCTTCatgtaaaaattacttttatcaaTTATGATACTAGTTGGTAAAACAatacattataaaaatgaataattacaCAAACCCCTAAACCTTAACCAACTAGGTATGATATGTGCAACATGTGAATTTCATGGGATAGTACACATCTAAGGCCAAAACACAACCCACCAGAAAGAGAAACACAATAAAATGCTAAACATATTGTTAGGATTTGAAGTGTTGTGGACTGCAATGTGTCTGATATGAGTGTTCCATTCCATTTATGTCTGGCATGGACAAGGTTCCCCTTGTGCTCATAGTAGGAGTGAATCAGCAAACAAGTCAAGCTTGAGAACTCACATCTGTTTCTGGTACAATCTTCTATAGATTTTTGCACCTTCATGTTCTGCATGAATCTCTCTCTCAGTCCTTATTGCCATGGGGTTGCTTAACAACCACCCTTCACTGTCACACAACATAGCCGGGTCCAAAACTTCTATGTGTTTGAGTGTTTTAACTTCATCAAACTGATTTCTCATGTCAAGTGCCATTTCAATCACATCAGACTGTATGAATACCTGCCATAACACAATAACAAACGTGAATTTCAGCAAAGTTGATTCAAGTACATGCATTTAAGATGCCCTTGGATGTTTCTCATGCACATTTCCTGGAGATCTCTTGCATTATGTAAGACTTATGAGTGCATTTGAAGATAGAAAGATTATTTATAAACCttgatatttgaattaaaatagataGTTGGAAGACGTTAATTATTAGTTAGGTCTCCAAGAGATGATGAAGTAACCTTAGAACTTAGAAGGAACATTGGGATACTAAAAGTCATATTGCACAGGAGCAAAGGGCATATTTCAAACAGaaagttttacaattttattttgctCATTCCGTCTAATCCCTACATGCCAAAGTAATAGTTTAACTCATCTCCAAAAagcatgaatgaatgaaaaacattGGGTTAGTCACTTGGGAAGCTAATGCAGACATCAAAGTCAAAAGACCAGTCATGTTTCCCATCATCAATGAAAAAAGCAATACTGTACGCATTGTGGCAGTTTGGTATTGACTTTTGAGCATATTGCTCAACTCCTCAATCCCCAACCTTATTTTGGTTTTTCTCAATGCTTTTGTTGCAAATTGTGTACGGGGGTACATTTGCATTGATATAATGAATGAGATTCATCTTCCAATGTTATCACAGAGGTAGAAAATCTAATTCCATGCATTATTACCCCATAAAGGATAATGCACAATGGAAAAATCCCAAGCATATTGCTGATAGTCGTCTTCAAACTGGAAGAGTCAATTAGTATATAATCACAAGTCGACCAATATGTCAAGTATACACTCATATTTATCTTTCTCAAAACTTGAAGCTTTTCTTCTCCTTCGTTATTAGCTCCTTCAAAAATCATTAAAGAGTAACATATCTCTCAGTCCCTGGTATCAACAATTATAAATGCTCATAGCATTACACCACTTCAGtcttactttattttataggaaaaggaagacAGATAGGATATGGAGTATGGCTCTTATACAATGAATACTAGCAAGAAACTTCTAATTCATACAAATTCAAGTAAGACAGTATAAGAAGGTAATCTCAAAGGAGAATATTTACCAACCCACTAGGAGAACACACATGACATTTACAATCGATTAAAAATGTATAAGAGTGAGTAGAAATTATACCTGTCCCCCAGGCATTAAATTATCTACTATAGCACcaaccaaaggcttctgcagaACTCTTCTTTTATGATGTTTTTTCTTGAAATGTGGGTCTGGACACTGCATGTATAGAATGAAATCATTTAACCAGAAAAAAAAGGCCATTAGATGTAAAACCTTTTTAAGTAATAGCATTTTAGTCAACAAGCCCTTCTTGCCTTGCAATGCTCCATAGGGGTCTCAATTGCCCCAGAAAGCACTCCCCCTCCTGTTGAACAGCCTTAGGTTGCTCAATGGGGCCTACCAGCTTAGTACTATAAAAATGTAGATGACATCCTATATAGAACATAGATACAAAAGTACGTCATAGAATTCCTAGTACATGGAGATAAACTCACCAATACTGAAACTAAGACCAAGGGCCCGGGATATGATTCTACCAACTGCTTGAAAGAAATTGTCGCGTTTGCAAACAAGAAAAGTCTGCATTTTAGTGTAACAACAGTCATCACTCTAGCattgaaaaaaataagcatGTATATATTTTACTCCACCATCTATATATGTAGTTTTAGGATAGTACATGTTATCAAGAGCCAGATCCTTTGCCCATGACTCAGCACGCTTGACTATCTGCACAACGAAGTATAACATTATCACTCAAGATATCCCCTATATTCAAAGCTTAATGTGCCACAACACATAAGAAATCAAAActatttgaaagaaagaaattatcaaGGGCATTTGAAACCAAAAGTGGCAGAAAGAAAAAAGGGTTCCATACCCTTTCCCGTATTTCCAATCCCAAAAAGTTTCTCTCTTTAGGAGTTCTTTTAGCCAGCCACATTAGAAACCTGCCACTGCCTGACATTGTTTACAACAACAGATAAGCTGGAATAAGTAAGTGCACTTATAGGTTTCTCAGGTAGTGAAATGATTAATCGATCCTTGTCCTAGACGTAATAGAATTTtgatgtca harbors:
- the LOC114406432 gene encoding uncharacterized protein LOC114406432; amino-acid sequence: MASSYCCSRLLLQSQSSRLMLRFSPFLATPPTPSSLSFSSNCHVSSSAQATLQQQHEQQPLPQSSQLVALEYADLNLSYNLDLGHVRIRQHVNPLSSSFSVPAQVPDWNHAFADPTLPLMVDIGCGSGRFLMWLAKRTPKERNFLGLEIRERIVKRAESWAKDLALDNILFLFANATISFKQLVESYPGPLVLVSVLCPDPHFKKKHHKRRVLQKPLVGAIVDNLMPGGQVFIQSDVIEMALDMRNQFDEVKTLKHIEVLDPAMLCDSEGWLLSNPMAIRTEREIHAEHEGAKIYRRLYQKQM